A DNA window from Hevea brasiliensis isolate MT/VB/25A 57/8 chromosome 2, ASM3005281v1, whole genome shotgun sequence contains the following coding sequences:
- the LOC110647906 gene encoding uncharacterized protein LOC110647906, with protein MEGSNSSEDFAVGCLLSIKTTLGEEFDGQVITFDRPSNILVLQEGSKPGSRRNIRFLKANYIKEFSFLGQADDPLDVKKCYIDLHSLQAREDLALRQAEAEAERIGVGVTAEAQSIFDALSKTLPVHWDKTVIVVMNEVRVSSPYLPECVSGGTPAANERVKKVLEFERKRLQARGASQ; from the exons ATGGAAGGTAGCAACAGCAGCGAGGACTTTGCGGTGGGCTGCTTGCTCTCTATCAAGACCACATTAGGGGAAGAATTCGACGGCCAAGTCATCACTTTCGACCGTCCCTCGAACATCCTCGTTCTTCA AGAGGGATCGAAACCTGGGTCTAGGAGAAACATAAGGTTCTTGAAAGCTAATTATATAAAGGAGTTTTCTTTTCTGGGTCAAGCCGACGACCCACTTGATGTCAAGAAGTGTTATATTGATCTCCACAGTCTTCAAGCTAGAGAGGATTTGGCTTTAAG GCAGGCAGAAGCAGAGGCAGAGAGGATTGGAGTGGGCGTCACCGCTGAGGCACAGAGCATATTTGATGCTTTGTCTAAGAC ACTTCCAGTGCACTGGGACAAGACTGTCATTGTAGTCATGAATGAAGTAAGAGTTAGCAGTCCATATCTCCCAGAATGTGTAAGTGGAGGAACGCCTGCTGCTAATGAAAGGGTGAAAAAAGTG CTCGAGTTTGAGAGAAAGAGGTTGCAAGCTCGTGGTGCCAGTCAGTGA